In Streptomyces sp. HUAS ZL42, the DNA window CAGAAGGCGAGCACGGTGTCGAGGTCGTCGGGCGTCGCGGCCCGTATCCGCAGTTCAGGCATGCGGCGATCCCATCACGGCCGGAGTCGCGGGACGCGGAATTCCGGCATGCGGACGGTCACTGCCCGCGCAGGCGGGCCATCACCGGTGCGAAGGCCTCCATGTACGGCTCCAACACGGTCAGGTACGTGAACCCGTACCGCTCGCGCTGCGCCAGCACCTGCTCGACGATCCGCTCCAGTGGGCCGAGCAGGAGGATGGGCAGCGCCAGCGCCTGTTCCAGGGTCACTTCCGGCAGCCGGTCGAGCAGGGGCTGGACCACGCCCTCGCGGTCCTCGGTGACGACGACCATCTGCAGGAGCAGGTTCAGCTCCGCGGGCTCCTTGCGGCCCGCCGCGAACCCCCGGTACCGGGCCACCCGTTCGTCGAACCGCTCCGCCGTGATAGGGACGAGCCGGCCCGTCGTGCTCGTGGGGTCCGCGTACGCGCCTCCGAACGCCGCGATGTCGGCGTGCTGGGCGCTGAGGCGCAGCACGCGGTCGCCGTTGCCGCCGATCAGCAGCGGCACCCGTGGCTTCTGTGCCGGTTGCGGTTGCTGCTCGCCGGAGCCGAGCAGCCGGTCCAACTCCTCGACCGTACGCCGCAGATGGTCCACTCGCTCACCCGGTGAACCCCACGGCAGGTCCGCCGTGTCGTGCTCCGCCCGTACGTAGCCGGCACCGAGGCCGAGTTCGAGGCGGCCGCCGGTGAGCGCGTCCGTCGTCGCCACCTCGCGGGCCAGCAGCGCCGGGTTCCAGAAACCCGCGTTGAGGACGAACGTGCCCAGCCGAGGCCGCTCGGTGGCCTCGGCGGCCGCGACCAGGGCCGGGAACGGCGCCGGCATGCCGAGGTGGTCGGGGACCAGGATCACGTCGTAACCGAGTTCCTCGGCCCGCCGGCACTTGGCCCGCCACTCTTCGGCGGGGGAGGGATGGATCAGGCTGACACCGAAGCGGAAGGAACGCGGCATGAACTCTCCTCACCCGCAAGGGACTTGAGTACCTGCCGCGATTCCATCACTCGTGCGCGATTGCTGCCAGCACATTCATGCGGGATGCACGCAACGCGGGCAGCAGCGCCGCGACGATGCCCACGACCGCCGAGCCGATCACCACCGCGACGACCGTGCCCCACGGAATCGCCAGCGCCTTCATGCCCTGCAGCGCCAGCACCTGCTGGGTGCACACGCCCCACACCAGTCCCAGCGCAAGGCCCAGCACCGCCCCGAACACCGCGATCATCACCGACTCCAGCCGGATCATCCGGCGCAGCTGCCGCCGGGCGAGCCCGATGGCCCGCAGCAGCCCGATCTCGCGCGTGCGCTCGACCACCGACAGGGCGAGGGTGTTGACCACGCCGAGCACCGCGATAACGATCGCGAGGCCGAGCAGCGCGTACACGAGGTAGAGCAGTACGGCGACCTGGTCGTGGACCAGCTTCTTGTAGTCGGCCAGGTCACGCACCTGCACCTGCGGATACGGCTCGAGTGCCCGGTCCAGTCGCGCGCGCAGCTGGTCGGCGCTCGTGCCGGAGGCCGCGTTCACGTACAGCACGGAGTCCTGGCCGCCCGGGATGTACTTCTCGACGGTCGCGATGCCGAAGAACAGCCCGCCCTGCATCCCGAACCCGTCGGCGGAGTCCTGGTCGGTGAGGGCACCCACCTTCAACTCGGTCCGCTGGTCGCC includes these proteins:
- a CDS encoding LLM class F420-dependent oxidoreductase: MPRSFRFGVSLIHPSPAEEWRAKCRRAEELGYDVILVPDHLGMPAPFPALVAAAEATERPRLGTFVLNAGFWNPALLAREVATTDALTGGRLELGLGAGYVRAEHDTADLPWGSPGERVDHLRRTVEELDRLLGSGEQQPQPAQKPRVPLLIGGNGDRVLRLSAQHADIAAFGGAYADPTSTTGRLVPITAERFDERVARYRGFAAGRKEPAELNLLLQMVVVTEDREGVVQPLLDRLPEVTLEQALALPILLLGPLERIVEQVLAQRERYGFTYLTVLEPYMEAFAPVMARLRGQ